One region of Vanessa cardui chromosome 20, ilVanCard2.1, whole genome shotgun sequence genomic DNA includes:
- the LOC124538474 gene encoding protein UXT homolog codes for MAKTNVNETISKYEQFINDVLKEDLRILDLKLQHVNAEIADMIQQRHSLKVLTDKKEHPNGFKTQVNIGCNFFMEASVTDTSKLLMNIGLNHYLELTIEEAYKYLDVRIKAFEVKGEELRTKAAETKAHIKLMLFGIGELDSQKSGKIS; via the coding sequence ATGGCAAAAACAAATGTTAACgaaacaatatcaaaatatgaaCAATTTATCAATGATGTGCTGAAAGAGGATTTGAGAATACTCGATTTAAAGTTACAACATGTAAATGCTGAAATAGCAGATATGATCCAACAACGACACTCCCTGAAAGTTCTAACAGATAAAAAAGAGCACCCTAATGGTTTTAAGACACAGGTTAACATTGGTTGTAATTTCTTTATGGAGGCCTCTGTTACGGATACATCGAAACTCCTTATGAATATCggattaaatcattatttagaGCTCACAATAGAAGAAGCATACAAATACTTGGATGTCAGGATAAAAGCCTTTGAAGTAAAGGGGGAGGAACTGCGCACCAAGGCTGCTGAAACAAAAGCCCACATCAAGTTAATGTTATTTGGTATTGGTGAATTAGACAGTCAAAAAAGTGGTAAAATCAGTTGA
- the LOC124538472 gene encoding DNA repair protein RAD51 homolog 1: MTATASATTATIDEDLDECGPQLINKLEGNGITSGDIKKLEEAGYHTVESVAYAPKKWLITIKGISEAKADKILTEASKLVPMGFTTATEFHQKRAEIIQLTTGSKELDRLLGGGIETGSITEIFGEFRTGKTQLCHTLAVTCQLPIEQSGGEGKCMYIDTEGTFRPERLLAVAQRYGMEGAAVLDNVAYARAYNTDHQTQLLVQACAMMAESRYSLLIVDSATALYRTDYSGRGELNSRQLHLGRFMRMLLRLADEFGVAVIITNQVVAQVDAVGVFNADTKKPIGGHIIAHASTTRLYLRKGRGDNRVCKIYDSPCLPETEAMFAISTEGITDAKE; encoded by the exons ATGACTGCTACGGCATCAGCAACTACTGCAACCATTGACGAAGATTTAGATGAGTGTGGACCACAGCTGATCAATAAATTAGag GGAAATGGAATTACTTCAGGCGATATTAAGAAGTTGGAAGAGGCAGGATATCACACTGTTGAATCGGTAGCATACGCTCCCAAGAAATGGCTTATAACAATAAAAGGAATTTCCGAAGCGAAAGCTGACAAAATACTGACGGAAGCTTCGAAATTGGTACCAATGGGATTCACAACAGCGACAGAGTTTCATCAAAAAAG AGCTGAAATAATCCAGCTAACAACTGGATCGAAGGAACTGGATAGGCTGCTCGGTGGGGGCATTGAAACAGGATCAATCACAGAAATATTTGGAGAATTCCGAACAGGGAAAACACAACTATGTCACACACTTGCAGTAACATGCCAG TTGCCAATAGAACAGTCTGGAGGTGAAGGTAAATGCATGTACATAGACACAGAAGGAACTTTTCGTCCAGAGCGCCTGCTGGCAGTAGCTCAGAGATATGGTATGGAAGGAGCTGCTGTGCTTGACAATGTGGCCTACGCCCGAGCATATAACACTGACCATCAAACGCAATTATTAGTTCAAGCTTGTGCAATGATGGCTGAATCTCG gTACTCTTTGTTAATAGTTGACAGTGCAACAGCCTTATATAGAACAGACTACTCAGGTAGAGGGGAACTCAACTCAAGACAACTACATCTTGGGAGATTTATGAGAATGCTTTTAAGGCTTGCCGATGAG TTTGGTGTAGCGGTAATAATAACAAACCAAGTGGTGGCTCAAGTGGACGCAGTGGGAGTGTTCAACGCTGACACCAAGAAGCCGATCGGTGGTCACATCATCGCGCACGCCTCCACCACGCGACTGTACCTGCGCAAGGGCCGCGGGGACAATCGAGTCTGCAAAATATATGACAGCCCCTGTCTGCCCGAGACGGAGGCCATGTTTGCCATCAGTACTGAGGGCATCACCGATGCTAAAGAATAG